Proteins encoded by one window of Streptomyces sp. NBC_01571:
- the mqnC gene encoding cyclic dehypoxanthinyl futalosine synthase, producing the protein MTEKADLQSVLDRAAEGGRITPEEALDLYRAAPLHALGAAADAVRRRRYAGTEHIATYIIERNINYTNVCVTACKFCAFYAAPKDTAKGWTRDLDDILRRCAETVELGGTQIMFQGGHHPDYGVEYYEKHFSAIKENFPQLVIHSLGASEVEHMARISKVSVEEAITRIHAAGLDSFAGAGAELLPARPRKAIAPLKESGERWLEIMETAHGLGVESTSTMLMGTGETNAERIEHLRMIRDVQDRTGGFRAFIPYTYQPENNHLKGRTQATLFEYLRMIAIARLFFDNVAHIQGSWLTTGKEVGQLSLHYGADDLGSIMLEENVVSSAGAKHRSNRMEIIDLIRKAGRVPAQRTTTYEHIVVHDDPADDPVDERVMSHISSTAIAGGTAHPELKLLASN; encoded by the coding sequence GTGACCGAGAAGGCCGACCTTCAGTCCGTCCTCGACCGTGCCGCCGAGGGCGGGCGCATCACCCCGGAAGAGGCGCTCGACCTCTACCGCGCCGCCCCGCTGCACGCGCTGGGCGCCGCCGCCGACGCCGTACGCCGCCGCAGGTACGCCGGCACCGAGCACATCGCGACGTACATCATCGAGCGGAACATCAACTACACGAACGTGTGCGTCACGGCGTGCAAGTTCTGCGCCTTCTACGCCGCGCCGAAGGACACCGCCAAGGGCTGGACCCGCGACCTCGACGACATCCTGCGCCGCTGCGCGGAGACCGTCGAACTCGGCGGCACCCAGATCATGTTCCAGGGCGGACACCACCCCGACTACGGCGTGGAGTACTACGAGAAGCACTTCTCCGCGATCAAGGAGAACTTCCCCCAGCTGGTCATCCACTCCCTCGGCGCGTCCGAGGTCGAGCACATGGCCCGGATCTCCAAGGTGAGCGTGGAGGAGGCCATCACCCGGATCCACGCCGCGGGCCTGGACTCCTTCGCGGGCGCCGGTGCGGAGCTGCTGCCGGCGCGTCCGCGCAAGGCGATCGCCCCGCTCAAGGAGTCCGGCGAGCGCTGGCTGGAGATCATGGAGACCGCGCACGGGCTGGGTGTCGAGTCGACCTCGACGATGCTCATGGGCACCGGCGAGACGAACGCCGAGCGCATCGAGCACCTGCGGATGATCCGCGACGTACAGGACCGGACCGGCGGTTTCCGCGCCTTCATCCCGTACACCTACCAGCCCGAGAACAACCACCTCAAGGGCCGCACGCAGGCCACGCTCTTCGAGTACCTGCGCATGATCGCGATCGCCCGGCTCTTCTTCGACAACGTGGCCCACATCCAGGGCTCCTGGCTGACCACCGGCAAGGAGGTCGGCCAGCTCTCGCTGCACTACGGCGCGGACGACCTCGGCTCGATCATGCTGGAGGAGAACGTGGTCTCCTCGGCCGGCGCCAAGCACCGCTCCAACCGCATGGAGATCATCGACCTGATCCGCAAGGCCGGGCGCGTGCCCGCCCAGCGGACCACGACGTACGAGCACATCGTCGTCCACGACGACCCGGCGGACGACCCGGTCGACGAGCGGGTCATGTCGCACATCTCGTCCACCGCGATCGCGGGCGGCACCGCCCACCCCGAGCTGAAGCTGCTCGCGTCCAACTGA
- a CDS encoding GNAT family N-acetyltransferase: MNRALPDVRLRVPTDEDAFAWHRIFADPEVMEFHGGRAAELSVYEELTARQRRHDAELGFCLWTIVDSEGEVLGFTGAQPWPGEWGPRGEIEIGWRLGRAHWGKGYVTAAALTTLERVRAAGVARVVAMVRPANERSIAVTRRVGMELAEVFAYPTQEDAAHCYRLTF; encoded by the coding sequence GTGAACCGAGCTCTCCCCGACGTCCGACTCCGTGTCCCCACCGACGAGGACGCGTTCGCCTGGCACCGGATCTTCGCCGACCCGGAGGTCATGGAGTTCCACGGCGGCCGGGCGGCCGAGTTGTCCGTGTACGAGGAGCTCACCGCGCGGCAGCGGCGGCACGACGCCGAGCTCGGATTCTGTCTGTGGACGATCGTCGACTCCGAGGGCGAGGTGCTCGGTTTCACGGGCGCGCAGCCGTGGCCGGGCGAGTGGGGGCCCAGAGGCGAGATCGAGATCGGCTGGCGGCTCGGGCGGGCGCACTGGGGCAAGGGGTACGTCACCGCGGCCGCGCTGACCACCCTGGAGCGGGTACGGGCGGCGGGCGTCGCCCGGGTCGTCGCCATGGTCAGACCCGCCAACGAACGGTCGATCGCGGTGACCCGACGCGTGGGCATGGAACTGGCCGAGGTCTTCGCCTATCCCACGCAGGAGGATGCCGCGCACTGCTACCGGCTCACCTTCTGA
- a CDS encoding PASTA domain-containing protein, whose amino-acid sequence MRLTPETPEVRVPRLIGLMAVDARERAEARGVLLAAPDRPDFLLTVVDYVVRQYPPPGSEIPRGAVVTVWFDLGDAEGGAGVREPRPPLPPSGGLRRELDEPGDPFEVLRTVRP is encoded by the coding sequence GTGCGCCTGACACCCGAGACACCCGAAGTGCGCGTACCGCGGCTCATCGGCCTGATGGCCGTGGACGCGCGGGAGAGGGCCGAGGCGCGCGGTGTGCTGCTCGCCGCGCCCGACCGGCCCGACTTCCTTCTCACCGTCGTCGACTACGTCGTACGCCAGTACCCTCCGCCCGGTTCCGAGATCCCCCGCGGTGCCGTGGTCACCGTGTGGTTCGACCTCGGTGACGCGGAGGGAGGCGCCGGGGTGCGCGAACCCCGGCCGCCGCTCCCGCCGTCGGGCGGTCTGCGCCGTGAGCTCGACGAGCCGGGAGACCCGTTCGAGGTGCTGAGAACCGTCAGGCCTTGA
- a CDS encoding NADH-quinone oxidoreductase subunit B family protein: protein MGLEEKLPSGFLLTTVEQAAGWVRKASVFPATFGLACCAIEMMTTGAGRYDLARFGMEVFRGSPRQADLMIVAGRVSQKMAPVLRQVYDQMPNPKWVISMGVCASSGGMFNNYAIVQGVDHIVPVDIYLPGCPPRPEMLMDAILKLHQKIQSSKLGVNAEEAAREAEEAALKALPTIEMKGLLR, encoded by the coding sequence ATGGGACTCGAAGAAAAGCTGCCGAGCGGATTCCTGCTGACCACCGTCGAGCAGGCCGCGGGCTGGGTACGCAAGGCGTCCGTCTTCCCCGCCACGTTCGGACTCGCCTGCTGCGCCATCGAGATGATGACGACCGGCGCGGGCCGCTACGACCTGGCGCGCTTCGGCATGGAGGTCTTCCGCGGGTCACCGCGCCAGGCCGACCTGATGATCGTCGCCGGGCGTGTCAGCCAGAAGATGGCGCCCGTACTGCGGCAGGTCTATGACCAGATGCCCAACCCCAAGTGGGTGATCTCCATGGGCGTCTGTGCCTCGTCGGGCGGAATGTTCAACAACTACGCCATTGTGCAGGGGGTCGACCACATTGTTCCGGTCGACATCTATTTGCCCGGCTGCCCGCCGCGGCCCGAGATGCTGATGGACGCGATTCTCAAGCTCCATCAGAAGATCCAGTCCTCGAAGCTCGGCGTGAACGCCGAGGAGGCGGCCCGCGAGGCGGAGGAAGCGGCACTCAAGGCGCTCCCCACCATCGAGATGAAGGGCCTGTTGCGGTGA
- a CDS encoding NADH-quinone oxidoreductase subunit A translates to MNAYAPILVLGALGAGFAIFSVVMATLIGPKRYNRAKLEAYECGIEPTPTPAGGGRFPIKYYLTAMLFIVFDIEIVFLYPWAVTFDALGVFGLVEMLLFVLTVFVAYAYVWRRGGLEWD, encoded by the coding sequence GTGAACGCGTATGCGCCGATCCTCGTACTGGGAGCCCTCGGGGCAGGCTTTGCGATCTTCTCCGTGGTCATGGCCACGCTTATCGGTCCAAAGCGATACAACCGGGCCAAGCTCGAGGCTTACGAGTGCGGAATCGAGCCGACCCCCACGCCGGCCGGCGGCGGGCGCTTCCCGATCAAGTACTACCTGACGGCGATGCTCTTCATCGTCTTCGACATCGAGATCGTCTTCCTCTACCCCTGGGCCGTCACCTTCGACGCCCTGGGTGTTTTCGGGCTCGTGGAGATGCTGCTCTTCGTGCTCACCGTCTTCGTCGCGTACGCGTACGTATGGCGGCGCGGCGGCCTGGAATGGGACTGA
- a CDS encoding serine/threonine-protein kinase: MQPLGVDEPTVVGPYRLLGRLGSGGMGRVYLGRSAGGRTVAVKIVHPHFALDEEFRARFRREVEAARRVGGAWTAPVLDADPEAPVPWVATGYAAGPSLAAAVGDAGPLPVPSVRVLGAGLAEALGAVHVLGLVHRDVKPSNVLLTLDGPLLIDFGIARATDGTASLTSTGVSVGSPGYMSPEQILGKPVTGAADVFSLGAVLVYAATGESPFPGDSSAALLYKVVHEEPRLGSLEGELRDLAAACLAKNPDGRPAPAEVAARLAPGGAARSVTAGWLPGPLVEQVSRSAVQLLNLEATEAAPSGPVGFNSPSVGTDSGAGSPEAGMSGAGSQGAGGVFGPPPAMPPYPAHATHPAHVPDQREPRDAAQVQARAGHSTGPGHDPGKLSVSLAATSASGTNGRGHRVSCTVALAVAGALAAVTVGSAFLFDLLPGGGHPSDSGGADATASRPAASPDASGPAGTELGSVPAKYLGTWEGDAYALDGKLPAGTFRVTLHRAAVGRELGTFRSTDLIGGVCDDVLVLKKVTDQRLTATSIARKSNPGTCTTGSHEVRLTPAGGDLKYATDNTDAGDPVARMSKLPK, encoded by the coding sequence ATGCAGCCGCTCGGAGTCGACGAACCCACGGTCGTGGGGCCCTACCGGCTGCTCGGCCGGCTCGGCTCCGGTGGCATGGGGCGTGTGTACCTGGGCCGCAGCGCGGGCGGGCGTACGGTCGCGGTCAAGATCGTGCACCCGCACTTCGCGCTGGACGAGGAGTTCCGCGCCCGGTTCCGTCGCGAGGTCGAGGCCGCGCGACGGGTGGGCGGCGCGTGGACGGCCCCGGTCCTGGACGCGGACCCGGAGGCACCGGTGCCCTGGGTGGCGACGGGATACGCGGCCGGTCCCTCGCTCGCGGCCGCCGTCGGGGACGCCGGCCCCTTGCCCGTTCCGTCCGTACGGGTGCTGGGCGCGGGCCTCGCCGAGGCGCTCGGGGCCGTTCACGTGCTCGGCCTCGTCCACCGCGACGTCAAGCCCTCCAACGTCCTGCTGACCCTCGACGGCCCCCTCCTCATCGACTTCGGCATCGCCCGCGCGACCGACGGCACGGCCTCGCTCACCTCGACGGGCGTCTCCGTCGGCTCTCCCGGCTACATGTCGCCGGAGCAGATCCTCGGCAAGCCGGTCACGGGAGCGGCCGACGTCTTCTCGCTCGGCGCGGTACTGGTGTACGCGGCGACGGGGGAGTCCCCCTTCCCCGGTGACTCCTCGGCCGCCCTCCTCTACAAGGTGGTGCACGAGGAACCCAGACTCGGCTCCCTGGAGGGCGAGTTGCGGGACCTCGCGGCGGCCTGTCTGGCGAAGAACCCGGACGGGCGGCCGGCCCCCGCCGAGGTGGCCGCGCGACTGGCTCCTGGCGGAGCGGCCCGCTCGGTGACGGCGGGATGGCTGCCGGGACCGCTGGTCGAGCAGGTCAGCCGCAGCGCCGTGCAGTTGCTGAACCTGGAGGCGACGGAGGCCGCGCCGTCGGGACCGGTGGGGTTCAACAGCCCCTCGGTGGGCACGGATTCCGGCGCCGGGTCGCCGGAGGCCGGGATGTCGGGCGCCGGTTCGCAGGGGGCGGGCGGAGTCTTCGGGCCGCCGCCCGCGATGCCCCCGTACCCCGCGCATGCCACGCATCCCGCACACGTACCCGACCAGCGGGAGCCGCGGGACGCGGCCCAGGTCCAGGCTCGGGCCGGCCACTCCACCGGTCCCGGCCACGACCCCGGCAAGCTCTCCGTCAGTCTGGCCGCGACCTCGGCCTCCGGCACGAACGGCCGTGGACACAGGGTCAGTTGCACGGTGGCTCTCGCGGTCGCCGGAGCACTGGCGGCGGTGACGGTGGGCTCGGCGTTCCTCTTCGACCTGCTGCCGGGCGGCGGTCACCCCTCGGACTCCGGCGGTGCCGACGCGACGGCGAGCCGTCCGGCGGCCTCGCCGGACGCGTCCGGCCCGGCGGGCACGGAGCTCGGTTCGGTGCCCGCGAAGTACCTCGGCACCTGGGAGGGCGACGCCTACGCGCTGGACGGGAAGCTGCCCGCGGGCACGTTCCGCGTCACCCTGCACCGCGCCGCCGTGGGCAGGGAACTGGGCACGTTCCGGTCGACCGACCTGATCGGCGGCGTATGCGACGACGTACTCGTCCTGAAGAAGGTCACGGACCAGCGGCTGACCGCGACGAGCATCGCCAGGAAGTCCAACCCCGGCACCTGCACGACGGGCAGCCACGAGGTGCGGCTGACGCCCGCCGGGGGCGACCTCAAGTACGCGACCGACAACACGGACGCGGGCGATCCGGTGGCGCGGATGTCGAAACTGCCCAAGTAG
- a CDS encoding demethylmenaquinone methyltransferase: MTRASLDKQPHEVASMFDDVAERYDLTNDLLSLGQDRVWRREVAKAVDARPAQKILDLAAGTATSSLPFARTGAYVVPCDFSLGMLRVGKKNNPWLPLTAGDATKLPFKDDTFDAVTISFGLRNVQDTDTALSELYRVTKPGGRVVICEFSHPTWAPFRTVYTEYLMRALPPVARAVSSNPDAYVYLAESIREWPDQPALAERLSKAGWSKVAWRNLTGGVVALHRGFKA; encoded by the coding sequence GTGACCCGCGCATCCCTGGACAAGCAGCCGCACGAAGTCGCCTCGATGTTCGACGACGTGGCGGAACGGTACGACCTGACGAACGACCTGCTGTCGCTCGGCCAGGACCGGGTGTGGCGCAGAGAGGTCGCGAAAGCGGTCGACGCGCGCCCCGCGCAGAAGATCCTGGACCTGGCGGCCGGTACGGCGACCTCGTCGCTCCCCTTCGCCCGCACCGGCGCGTACGTCGTCCCGTGCGACTTCTCCCTCGGCATGCTCCGGGTCGGCAAGAAGAACAACCCCTGGCTGCCGCTGACCGCCGGCGACGCGACGAAGCTGCCCTTCAAGGACGACACCTTCGACGCGGTGACGATCTCCTTCGGACTGCGCAACGTCCAGGACACCGACACCGCGCTGAGCGAGCTGTACCGGGTGACCAAGCCGGGCGGCCGGGTCGTGATCTGCGAGTTCTCCCACCCGACCTGGGCACCCTTCCGCACGGTCTACACCGAGTACCTGATGCGGGCGCTGCCGCCGGTCGCCCGCGCGGTGTCGTCCAACCCCGACGCGTACGTCTATCTCGCCGAGTCCATCCGGGAGTGGCCCGACCAGCCCGCCCTGGCGGAGCGGCTGAGCAAGGCCGGCTGGTCGAAGGTGGCGTGGCGGAACCTGACGGGCGGCGTGGTCGCCCTGCACCGGGGCTTCAAGGCCTGA
- a CDS encoding C40 family peptidase: MREPLIPVVPMSHTAHIRSHRKPRRNASTLAMRAGVAGGVLSTLAVAGAAGSANAAEPVTQTLELPTLTADLATQVAQSADATQQAAANYELQAERDAAAANAAKQAKADLADAKKKAEAKKKAEAARKAAAEQAASRSAARTTLSASASTSTSTASTVSAPASGSVATVIAFLKAQVGDAYVMGGTGPNAWDCSGLVQAAFKQVGVDLPRVSQDQSTSGTPVSLSNVQVGDILYWGSAGSAYHVGVYIGNGQYLDAANPSKGVVIQDLSGYPATGAVRVL, encoded by the coding sequence ATGAGGGAGCCCCTGATACCGGTTGTACCCATGTCCCACACCGCTCACATACGTAGCCACCGGAAGCCCCGCCGCAACGCGTCGACGCTCGCGATGCGCGCCGGAGTTGCCGGTGGCGTTCTCAGCACCCTGGCCGTCGCCGGTGCGGCCGGCTCTGCGAACGCGGCCGAGCCCGTGACGCAGACCCTTGAACTGCCGACCCTGACGGCCGACCTCGCGACCCAGGTCGCCCAGTCCGCGGACGCCACCCAGCAGGCCGCGGCCAACTACGAGTTGCAGGCCGAGCGCGATGCGGCTGCGGCAAATGCCGCGAAGCAGGCCAAGGCGGACCTCGCCGACGCGAAGAAGAAGGCGGAGGCCAAGAAGAAGGCCGAGGCCGCGCGGAAGGCGGCGGCCGAGCAGGCCGCGTCGCGTTCCGCCGCGCGGACCACCCTGTCCGCTTCGGCCTCCACCTCCACCTCCACGGCCTCGACCGTCTCGGCGCCCGCCAGTGGCAGCGTCGCGACCGTCATCGCCTTCCTCAAGGCGCAGGTCGGCGACGCGTACGTGATGGGTGGGACGGGCCCCAACGCGTGGGACTGCTCCGGTCTCGTGCAGGCCGCGTTCAAGCAGGTCGGTGTCGACCTGCCGCGCGTCTCCCAGGACCAGTCGACGTCCGGTACGCCGGTCTCGCTGTCCAACGTCCAGGTCGGCGACATCCTGTACTGGGGTTCGGCCGGTTCGGCGTACCACGTGGGCGTGTACATCGGTAACGGGCAGTACCTGGACGCGGCCAACCCCTCCAAGGGCGTGGTGATTCAGGACCTCTCGGGCTACCCGGCCACCGGCGCGGTACGCGTTCTCTGA
- a CDS encoding NADH-quinone oxidoreductase subunit D: MSTQTPSSAASARETTEGTVYTVTGGDWDEIAQSAARSDDERIIVNMGPQHPSTHGVLRLILEIDGETVTEARCGIGYLHTGIEKNLEYRTWTQGTTFVTRMDYLTPFFNETAYCLAVEKLLGIEDQIPDRATIIRVLLMELNRLSSHLVCIATGGMELGATTIMIYGFRDRELILDIYELITGLRMNHAYIRPGGLAQDLPPGAVDQIREFVKKMTKNLPEYDKLATGNPIFKARMQDVGYLDLAGCMALGATGPVLRSAGLPHDLRKSQPYCGYETYDFEIPTADTCDSYGRFLIRLEEMRQSLHIVEQCLDRLQPGPVMVADKKIAWPAQLALGPDGLGNSLDHIKKIMGTSMEALIHHFKLVTEGFRVPPGQAYAAVESPKGELGVHAVSDGGTRPYRVHFRDPSFTNLQAMAAMCEGGQVADVIVAVASIDPVMGGVDR, encoded by the coding sequence ATGAGCACACAGACCCCTTCTTCTGCCGCATCCGCCCGCGAGACGACCGAGGGCACCGTCTACACGGTCACCGGCGGCGACTGGGACGAGATCGCACAGTCCGCGGCGAGGTCCGACGACGAGCGCATCATCGTCAACATGGGCCCGCAGCACCCCTCCACACACGGCGTGCTCCGGCTCATCCTGGAGATCGACGGCGAGACGGTCACCGAGGCCCGCTGCGGCATCGGCTACCTCCACACCGGCATCGAGAAGAACCTCGAATACCGCACGTGGACGCAGGGCACCACGTTCGTGACGCGCATGGACTACCTGACGCCGTTCTTCAACGAGACGGCGTACTGCCTCGCGGTCGAGAAACTCCTCGGCATCGAGGACCAGATCCCCGACCGTGCCACGATCATCCGTGTGCTCCTGATGGAGCTGAACCGGCTCTCCTCCCACCTGGTGTGCATCGCCACCGGAGGCATGGAACTCGGCGCCACCACGATCATGATCTACGGCTTCCGGGACCGTGAACTGATCCTCGACATCTACGAGCTGATCACCGGCCTGCGGATGAACCACGCGTACATCCGCCCCGGCGGACTCGCCCAGGACCTGCCGCCCGGCGCGGTGGACCAGATCCGCGAGTTCGTGAAGAAGATGACGAAGAACCTTCCCGAGTACGACAAGCTCGCCACCGGGAACCCCATCTTCAAGGCCCGCATGCAGGACGTCGGCTATCTCGACCTGGCCGGCTGCATGGCCCTCGGCGCCACCGGACCCGTACTGCGCTCGGCGGGCCTGCCGCACGACCTGCGCAAGTCCCAGCCGTACTGCGGCTACGAGACGTACGACTTCGAGATCCCGACCGCCGACACCTGCGACTCCTACGGGCGCTTCCTGATCCGCCTGGAAGAGATGCGCCAGTCGCTGCACATCGTCGAACAGTGCCTGGACCGGCTCCAGCCGGGCCCGGTCATGGTCGCCGACAAGAAGATCGCCTGGCCCGCGCAGCTCGCGCTCGGCCCCGACGGTCTGGGCAACTCCCTCGACCACATCAAGAAGATCATGGGCACCTCCATGGAGGCCCTCATCCACCACTTCAAGCTGGTGACCGAGGGCTTCCGCGTCCCGCCGGGACAGGCGTACGCGGCGGTCGAGTCGCCCAAGGGCGAGCTCGGGGTGCACGCGGTCTCCGACGGAGGCACCCGCCCCTACCGGGTCCACTTCCGGGACCCGTCCTTCACCAACCTGCAGGCCATGGCGGCGATGTGCGAGGGCGGCCAGGTCGCCGACGTCATCGTCGCCGTCGCGTCCATCGACCCCGTGATGGGAGGCGTCGACCGGTGA
- a CDS encoding geranylgeranyl reductase family protein encodes MTEPQPLSENTADVIVVGAGPAGSTTAYYLAKAGLDVLLLEKTAFPREKVCGDGLTPRATKQLVSMGIDISEEAGWLRNKGLRIIGGGVRLQLDWPDLATYPDYGLVRKRDDFDEQLARQAQKAGARLFERCNVGAPIIDDRTGRITGVHAKLGDTGEKREVTFHAPLVVAADGNSTRLSLAMGLHRREDRPMGVAVRTYFTSPRHEDDYLESWLELWDRRGPEDRLLPGYGWIFGMGDGTSNVGLGVLNTSDSFKELDWREVLKAWCASMPEDWGYTPENMTGPIRGAALPMAFNRQPHYTKGLLLVGDAGGLVNPFNGEGIAYAMESGQIAADVIVQAHARSTPSQRELALQRYPRVLKDTYGGYYTLGRAFVKLIGNPKVMKIATQRGLTHPLLMKFTLKMLANLTDPTGGDAMDRIINGLSKVAPKA; translated from the coding sequence GTGACCGAGCCCCAACCCCTCTCCGAAAACACCGCAGATGTGATCGTCGTCGGGGCTGGGCCAGCCGGTTCCACGACCGCGTACTACCTGGCGAAGGCCGGACTCGACGTCCTGCTCCTGGAGAAGACCGCGTTCCCCCGGGAGAAGGTCTGCGGTGACGGGCTGACCCCGCGCGCCACCAAGCAGCTCGTCTCGATGGGCATCGACATCTCCGAAGAGGCAGGCTGGCTGCGCAACAAGGGGCTGCGCATCATCGGCGGCGGTGTCCGCCTCCAGCTCGACTGGCCGGATCTCGCCACGTACCCGGACTACGGGCTCGTCCGCAAGCGCGACGACTTCGACGAGCAGCTCGCACGACAGGCGCAGAAGGCGGGCGCCCGGTTGTTCGAGCGCTGCAACGTCGGCGCCCCGATCATCGACGACCGCACGGGCCGCATCACGGGCGTGCACGCCAAGCTCGGCGACACGGGGGAGAAGCGGGAGGTCACCTTCCACGCGCCGCTGGTCGTCGCGGCCGACGGCAACTCCACCCGCCTCTCGCTGGCGATGGGCCTGCACCGCCGCGAGGACCGCCCGATGGGCGTCGCGGTCCGTACGTACTTCACCTCCCCGCGCCACGAGGACGACTACCTGGAGTCCTGGCTGGAGCTGTGGGACCGCCGGGGCCCCGAGGACCGTCTGCTGCCCGGCTACGGCTGGATCTTCGGCATGGGCGACGGCACGTCGAACGTCGGCCTCGGTGTGCTCAACACCTCCGACTCCTTCAAGGAGCTGGACTGGCGCGAGGTCCTGAAGGCGTGGTGCGCCTCGATGCCGGAGGACTGGGGCTACACGCCCGAGAACATGACCGGCCCGATCCGCGGCGCCGCCCTTCCGATGGCCTTCAACCGCCAGCCGCACTACACGAAGGGGTTGTTGTTGGTCGGTGACGCCGGCGGCCTGGTGAACCCCTTCAACGGCGAGGGCATCGCGTACGCCATGGAGTCCGGCCAGATCGCCGCGGACGTCATCGTCCAGGCCCACGCCCGCTCGACGCCCTCCCAGCGCGAACTGGCCCTCCAGCGCTACCCCCGGGTCCTCAAGGACACCTACGGCGGGTACTACACCCTCGGCCGCGCCTTCGTGAAGCTGATCGGCAACCCGAAGGTCATGAAGATCGCGACGCAGCGGGGCCTGACCCACCCCCTCCTGATGAAGTTCACCCTCAAGATGCTGGCGAACCTGACGGACCCGACCGGCGGCGACGCGATGGACCGGATCATCAACGGGTTGTCGAAGGTGGCCCCGAAGGCCTGA
- a CDS encoding NADH-quinone oxidoreductase subunit C, which translates to MSDANGAGNGVNPEKDLGASNLPGQRGDGGEEIRVQRGMFGANNGGDTSGYGGLVRSVRLPGPAARPYGGWFDEVADELEGALEEQGLVPENAIEKTIVDRDELTFHIEREYLVRVAQTLRDDPALRFELCTGVSGVHYPNDKGRELHAVYHLRSITHNRLIRVEVSAPDADPHVPSLVPVYPTNDWHEREAYDFFGLVFDGHPALTRIMMPDDWQGHPQRKDYPLGGIPIEYKGAQIPAPDQRRSYS; encoded by the coding sequence GTGAGCGACGCGAACGGCGCCGGCAACGGCGTGAATCCGGAGAAGGACCTCGGCGCGTCCAACCTCCCCGGCCAGCGTGGCGACGGTGGCGAGGAGATCCGCGTCCAGCGCGGCATGTTCGGCGCCAACAACGGCGGCGATACCTCCGGCTACGGCGGCCTGGTCCGCTCCGTCCGGCTGCCCGGCCCGGCCGCCCGCCCCTACGGCGGCTGGTTCGACGAGGTCGCCGACGAGCTGGAGGGCGCCCTGGAGGAACAGGGACTCGTCCCCGAGAACGCGATCGAGAAGACGATCGTCGACCGCGACGAGCTCACCTTCCACATCGAACGCGAGTACCTGGTCCGGGTCGCCCAGACCCTCCGCGACGACCCGGCCCTCCGCTTCGAACTGTGCACGGGTGTGAGCGGAGTGCATTACCCCAACGACAAGGGCCGCGAGCTCCACGCCGTCTACCACCTGCGCTCGATCACCCACAACCGGCTGATCCGCGTCGAGGTCAGTGCCCCCGACGCCGACCCGCACGTCCCGTCGCTCGTCCCCGTCTATCCGACGAACGACTGGCACGAGCGCGAGGCGTACGACTTCTTCGGCCTGGTCTTCGACGGACACCCGGCGCTGACGCGGATCATGATGCCGGACGACTGGCAGGGCCACCCGCAGCGCAAGGACTATCCCCTCGGTGGCATCCCCATCGAGTACAAGGGCGCCCAGATCCCGGCTCCGGACCAGCGGAGGTCGTACTCATGA
- a CDS encoding A24 family peptidase: protein MRVDPVLWLTAVAAAWGAAAGVLVPRAAHRFSVEPDEAWRDRCPGGHAITGVAGGWLGPARCAECAGRTVPAASGDAGRPARVAVAASYGPRTPLVALTTALVCAGLALATGIRPELGAWLLLAPLGVLLAVVDFGVQRLPDVLTLPLAGLALALLGAAAVLPEHAGSWPTALFGALALGCAYFVLFLVNPNGMGFGDVKLALGLGAVLGWYGWGTVVLGTFAGFLFGGLYGLGLVLARRAGRRTSIPFGPFLIAGAYVGLLMGAYAA from the coding sequence GTGCGCGTGGACCCCGTTCTCTGGCTGACCGCCGTCGCCGCCGCCTGGGGCGCGGCGGCGGGTGTGCTCGTGCCGCGGGCCGCCCACCGTTTCTCCGTCGAGCCGGACGAGGCATGGCGGGACCGGTGTCCCGGCGGGCACGCCATCACCGGTGTCGCGGGCGGCTGGCTCGGACCCGCCCGCTGCGCCGAGTGCGCCGGCCGTACGGTGCCGGCGGCGTCCGGCGACGCGGGGCGCCCGGCACGGGTCGCTGTCGCAGCGTCGTACGGACCGCGCACGCCCCTCGTGGCCCTCACCACCGCACTGGTCTGCGCGGGTCTCGCCCTCGCCACCGGAATCCGTCCCGAGCTGGGCGCCTGGCTGCTGCTCGCGCCGCTCGGAGTGCTGCTCGCGGTCGTGGACTTCGGGGTGCAGCGGCTGCCGGACGTGCTCACCCTGCCGCTCGCGGGCCTCGCGCTCGCGCTGCTGGGCGCCGCCGCCGTCCTCCCCGAGCACGCCGGGAGCTGGCCGACCGCGCTGTTCGGGGCACTCGCGCTGGGCTGCGCCTACTTCGTCCTCTTCCTCGTCAATCCGAACGGCATGGGGTTCGGGGACGTCAAGCTCGCGCTGGGACTCGGGGCGGTGCTCGGCTGGTACGGATGGGGGACCGTCGTCCTCGGGACCTTCGCGGGGTTCCTCTTCGGCGGACTGTACGGACTGGGCCTCGTCCTCGCGCGCCGCGCCGGGCGCAGGACATCGATCCCGTTCGGGCCGTTCCTGATCGCGGGGGCGTACGTCGGGCTCCTGATGGGGGCGTACGCGGCCTGA